From one Chryseobacterium sp. 3008163 genomic stretch:
- a CDS encoding SusC/RagA family TonB-linked outer membrane protein, whose protein sequence is MNKKVHSIKWLYLTVFLLPVLGFAQEKGKEKETNIDEVVLVGYTKVSKKDVTNAVSSVKAEALKDMPVNSAAEAIQGRLAGVQVQTSEGSPGAEVDIKVRGGTSITGSNAPLYIVDGVQMDNAMSLLTPKEIESIEVLKDASSTSIYGSRGANGVVLITTKSGKKRATTSINYNGFTGVRKIMNTLDVLDPYEFVMYQYELYNKNGVDADVQAFATRYGTYNELGTKYSNVKRRDWQDELFGQEAFNFTHNLTVNGGSEKSAFALTLNHVDEDGIMLKSGFKRSMVNFKYDYDISKKLKIGFNARYSRSLINGVGTSSSGSQSNNRLRNAVRYQPFEGGSNIPVDDFDPNYATNTNLVNPLILNDNEVRDNRSNDLLLNGYINWNISKDITFRSVIGYVQRDIITNQFWGTVTSQARANADMPIVQLDRSQSRRITNTNTLNYTKKFGKHKLDVLLGQEIIQTDGETSNTYVKWFPKSILPEEAFANIAAATPPAGLIQDAARTGVLAPDRLASFFGRVNYIFDNKYILTASVRADGSNVFMKGNQWGYFPAASLAWKIKEEKFLKDVNWLDELKLRVGYGLSGNNRITSYLWANFYNINANNGYVFGTSVTPGAAISTTQANPNVKWEATVSKNAGIDFELFNSRLYGSVDGYITDTKDLLVLAKVPFPGYSNQFQNSGKTQNRGLEFTLGGVIVNKEDFTWKTDINLSANRNKILSLGSSVRQGQDSYLVQSGGIGGFDFIAKVGSSVGTYYGYVTEGRYEISDFDYNAATQVYTLKAGVPSSSAIALGAKAVQPGDLKLKDLNGDGQITDADREELGSAQPKFYGGFNQTFRYKNFDMSLFFNFSVGNKVYNANKIENTTQYLYRDNNMAAEVADRWRWFDNNGVKVNDPTALAALNANTTMWTPPTGQYILHSYGIEDGSFLRLNNVTLGFTLPKGSLEAVGVKNFRLYATVNNVFVITKYSGYDPEASTRRNPLTPGVDYSAYPRSRFFVTGVDITF, encoded by the coding sequence ATGAATAAAAAAGTACACTCAATAAAGTGGTTATATTTAACTGTTTTCCTGCTTCCCGTACTTGGCTTTGCGCAGGAGAAAGGTAAAGAAAAAGAAACCAACATTGACGAAGTGGTTTTGGTAGGTTATACCAAGGTTTCTAAAAAAGACGTTACGAATGCCGTATCTTCTGTAAAAGCTGAGGCTTTAAAAGATATGCCGGTAAATAGTGCTGCTGAAGCAATTCAGGGTAGATTGGCCGGAGTACAGGTTCAGACGAGTGAAGGTTCGCCAGGTGCAGAGGTGGATATCAAAGTAAGAGGTGGTACTTCTATCACGGGAAGCAATGCACCACTTTACATTGTAGACGGTGTACAGATGGATAACGCAATGTCTCTTTTAACCCCAAAAGAAATTGAATCAATTGAAGTTTTGAAAGATGCTTCATCTACATCCATCTACGGTTCCAGAGGAGCAAATGGCGTAGTTTTGATCACAACAAAAAGTGGTAAAAAAAGAGCAACTACTTCAATTAATTACAACGGATTTACAGGAGTAAGAAAAATCATGAACACATTGGATGTTCTTGATCCTTACGAATTTGTAATGTATCAGTACGAGTTATATAATAAAAATGGTGTAGATGCTGACGTACAAGCTTTCGCGACCCGTTATGGAACTTATAACGAGCTTGGAACGAAGTACAGTAACGTTAAAAGAAGAGACTGGCAAGACGAATTATTCGGACAGGAAGCTTTCAACTTTACGCATAACCTTACGGTAAACGGAGGTTCTGAAAAATCTGCTTTTGCGTTAACATTAAATCATGTGGACGAAGATGGTATCATGTTGAAATCAGGCTTTAAGAGAAGCATGGTTAACTTTAAATATGATTACGACATCAGCAAAAAACTGAAAATCGGATTTAATGCAAGATACAGCAGATCATTAATCAATGGTGTAGGTACATCAAGCTCAGGTTCTCAAAGTAATAATAGACTAAGAAATGCTGTAAGGTATCAGCCTTTCGAAGGTGGATCTAATATTCCTGTTGATGATTTTGATCCTAACTACGCTACGAATACCAACTTAGTTAATCCTTTGATCTTAAATGACAATGAAGTAAGAGACAATAGATCAAACGATTTACTATTAAATGGTTATATCAACTGGAACATTTCAAAAGATATTACTTTCAGAAGTGTAATCGGTTACGTTCAGAGAGATATCATCACCAACCAGTTTTGGGGCACTGTTACTTCACAGGCAAGAGCTAATGCTGATATGCCAATCGTACAGTTAGACAGATCTCAATCTAGAAGGATTACCAATACCAATACCTTAAACTATACCAAAAAATTCGGTAAGCATAAATTAGATGTTTTATTAGGTCAGGAGATCATTCAGACAGATGGTGAAACAAGTAACACGTATGTAAAATGGTTTCCAAAATCTATCCTTCCTGAAGAGGCATTTGCGAATATTGCTGCCGCTACTCCACCAGCAGGTTTAATCCAAGATGCTGCAAGAACAGGAGTTTTGGCACCAGATCGTTTGGCTTCATTTTTCGGACGTGTAAACTATATTTTTGATAACAAATACATCTTAACAGCATCAGTAAGAGCTGACGGATCGAATGTTTTCATGAAAGGAAACCAGTGGGGATATTTCCCGGCGGCTTCCCTGGCCTGGAAAATTAAAGAAGAAAAATTCCTTAAGGATGTTAATTGGTTAGATGAATTAAAACTTCGTGTGGGTTACGGTCTTTCCGGAAACAATAGAATTACCTCTTACCTTTGGGCCAACTTCTATAATATCAATGCAAATAACGGGTACGTATTCGGAACTTCAGTTACACCGGGAGCTGCGATTTCTACAACGCAGGCCAATCCTAACGTAAAATGGGAAGCTACTGTTTCAAAAAATGCCGGTATTGACTTTGAATTGTTCAACAGCAGACTATATGGTAGCGTTGACGGATATATTACCGACACAAAAGATCTATTGGTTTTAGCAAAAGTTCCTTTCCCGGGATATTCAAACCAGTTTCAGAATTCAGGTAAAACTCAAAACAGAGGTTTAGAATTTACTCTTGGAGGAGTGATCGTCAACAAGGAAGACTTCACATGGAAAACAGATATTAACCTTTCTGCCAACAGAAACAAAATTCTAAGTTTAGGAAGCAGTGTTCGTCAGGGACAAGATTCATATTTGGTTCAATCGGGAGGTATCGGCGGATTCGACTTTATTGCTAAAGTTGGAAGTTCTGTAGGAACCTATTACGGATATGTAACTGAAGGAAGATACGAAATCAGTGATTTTGATTACAATGCTGCAACACAGGTTTACACTTTAAAAGCAGGAGTTCCTAGCAGCAGCGCTATAGCATTAGGTGCAAAAGCCGTTCAACCCGGAGATCTTAAATTAAAAGATTTAAATGGTGACGGACAGATTACTGATGCAGACAGAGAAGAATTAGGAAGTGCTCAGCCTAAGTTTTATGGAGGTTTTAACCAAACTTTCCGTTACAAAAACTTTGACATGAGTTTATTCTTTAATTTCTCAGTTGGAAACAAAGTTTACAATGCTAATAAAATAGAGAATACCACTCAATACTTATATAGAGACAACAACATGGCTGCAGAAGTGGCAGACAGATGGAGATGGTTTGATAACAACGGGGTAAAAGTGAACGATCCTACTGCGTTGGCAGCATTGAACGCAAATACTACAATGTGGACGCCACCGACAGGACAATACATTTTACATTCTTACGGAATTGAAGACGGTTCTTTCTTAAGACTAAACAACGTTACTTTAGGATTCACTTTACCAAAAGGTTCTTTGGAAGCTGTAGGTGTTAAAAATTTCAGATTGTATGCAACAGTTAACAACGTATTTGTTATTACAAAATACTCAGGTTATGATCCTGAAGCGAGTACAAGAAGAAATCCGTTAACTCCCGGGGTAGATTATTCAGCATATCCTAGAAGCAGATTTTTTGTAACAGGTGTAGATATCACTTTCTAA
- the uxaC gene encoding glucuronate isomerase → MKSFITDQFLLQNKYAEELYFNFAEKQPIIDYHNHLIPKDIAEDTVFENISKVWIAGDHYKWRAMRTMGVNERFITGDATDKEKFEAWAKTVPYTLRNPLYHWTHLELKRYFGIDELLNEKNASDIYDNITAQLQTPEKSTRGLLKMMNVESLCTTEDPIDVLNYHQDLAKSDFSIKVSTAFRPDKAILIENHNFADYISKLGESAGIEINSYQTLCDALLKRVEYFHENGCRLCDHGLNNISFEEASEAEVSAIFNDKISGKVIAEKQVNQFKTAILLFLGETYHKFGWVQQFHLGALRNNNERMHRILGPDTGWDSIGDFVQAETLSKLLNALDGKDKLTKTILYNLNPADNEIFATMIGNFNDGSIKGKVQFGSGWWFLDQKDGMIKQMNALSNMGLISCFVGMLTDSRSFLSYPRHEYFRRVLCNLFGEEMKNGELPDDMELIGKTISDICYHNAKNYFDF, encoded by the coding sequence ATGAAATCTTTTATTACAGATCAATTTTTATTACAAAATAAATACGCGGAAGAATTATACTTCAATTTCGCAGAAAAACAGCCGATCATCGATTATCACAATCACTTGATTCCTAAAGATATCGCTGAAGATACGGTTTTCGAAAATATTTCTAAAGTGTGGATTGCGGGCGATCATTATAAATGGCGTGCAATGCGTACGATGGGCGTGAACGAAAGATTCATCACGGGTGACGCAACAGACAAGGAGAAATTTGAGGCTTGGGCAAAAACGGTTCCTTATACTTTAAGAAATCCTTTGTATCACTGGACACATTTGGAATTAAAGCGTTATTTCGGAATTGATGAATTGTTAAACGAGAAAAACGCATCAGATATTTACGACAACATCACGGCACAGCTTCAGACTCCTGAAAAGTCTACAAGAGGTTTGCTGAAAATGATGAACGTAGAATCTTTGTGTACGACAGAAGATCCGATCGATGTTTTAAATTATCATCAGGATTTGGCGAAAAGTGATTTCAGCATTAAAGTAAGTACCGCTTTCCGTCCGGATAAAGCGATTTTAATTGAAAACCACAATTTCGCAGATTATATTTCCAAATTAGGCGAGTCGGCAGGAATTGAAATCAATTCTTACCAGACTTTGTGCGATGCTTTATTAAAAAGAGTAGAATATTTCCACGAAAACGGATGCAGATTATGCGACCACGGACTGAACAATATTTCTTTTGAGGAAGCTTCAGAAGCTGAAGTAAGCGCAATCTTTAATGATAAAATTTCAGGAAAAGTAATCGCTGAAAAGCAGGTAAATCAATTCAAAACTGCGATTTTATTATTCTTAGGCGAAACGTATCATAAATTCGGATGGGTTCAGCAGTTCCACTTGGGAGCTTTAAGAAACAACAACGAAAGAATGCACAGAATTTTAGGTCCTGATACGGGATGGGATTCTATCGGTGACTTCGTACAGGCTGAAACTTTATCTAAATTATTAAACGCTTTAGACGGAAAAGACAAACTGACCAAAACAATTCTATATAACTTAAATCCTGCCGACAACGAAATTTTCGCAACAATGATTGGGAATTTTAATGACGGCAGTATCAAAGGAAAGGTACAGTTCGGTTCGGGCTGGTGGTTTTTGGATCAGAAAGACGGAATGATCAAGCAGATGAATGCCCTTTCAAACATGGGATTAATTAGCTGTTTCGTAGGAATGTTGACAGATTCAAGAAGTTTCTTATCTTACCCGAGACACGAATATTTCAGAAGAGTATTGTGTAACCTTTTCGGTGAAGAAATGAAAAACGGCGAATTGCCGGATGATATGGAACTGATCGGAAAAACTATTTCCGATATCTGTTATCATAATGCTAAAAATTATTTCGATTTTTAA
- a CDS encoding pectinesterase family protein — MEISNFYKKIKFLSYFSVVVISLLSFKMNEGKTIIVSKDGKGNFTTIQEAINSVEKGKTARTKIIVKPGIYREKITVDVAKSPISLIGENAQNTILVYGDHASKQNAEGKNIGTTGSSTLFIFSDDFSAKNITFQNDAGPVGQAVAVLTTGDRIVFENCRFLGFQDTLYTKGSQDNPDKSKPSRNYFKNCYIEGTTDYIFGAGTAVFEKCTIYSKKNASYITAASTPQGQEFGYVFINCNLTGDADANSVYLGRPWRPFAKTIYINCAIDSTIKSEGWHNWSKPEAEKTTFYAEYNSKGSGANAEKRVSWSHQLTKEQSKKYTAKNILSGKDNWNFKKAVQ; from the coding sequence ATGGAGATTTCAAATTTTTACAAAAAAATAAAGTTCCTATCCTATTTTTCAGTAGTTGTTATCAGTCTTCTTTCTTTCAAGATGAATGAGGGTAAAACCATCATCGTTTCGAAAGACGGAAAAGGAAATTTCACTACCATTCAAGAAGCCATCAATTCTGTTGAAAAAGGAAAAACGGCAAGAACAAAAATCATTGTAAAACCCGGAATTTACAGAGAGAAAATCACAGTAGACGTTGCAAAAAGCCCGATCAGTTTAATTGGAGAAAATGCACAAAATACAATCTTAGTTTACGGCGATCACGCTTCAAAACAAAATGCTGAGGGTAAAAATATTGGAACGACTGGCTCATCTACCCTATTTATCTTTTCTGATGATTTCTCAGCAAAAAATATTACGTTTCAAAATGACGCAGGACCCGTGGGACAAGCAGTTGCAGTTTTAACGACAGGTGATAGGATTGTATTTGAAAACTGCCGTTTTTTGGGATTTCAGGATACTTTATACACAAAAGGATCTCAGGATAATCCGGACAAAAGCAAACCTTCCCGCAATTATTTTAAAAATTGCTACATCGAAGGAACGACCGATTACATCTTCGGAGCAGGAACTGCAGTGTTTGAAAAATGCACGATTTACTCAAAAAAAAATGCTTCCTATATTACTGCGGCCTCCACGCCACAAGGTCAAGAGTTCGGTTATGTATTTATTAACTGTAATTTAACAGGAGATGCCGATGCAAATTCTGTATATTTGGGTCGTCCGTGGAGACCATTTGCAAAGACTATTTATATCAATTGTGCAATCGATTCCACAATAAAATCTGAAGGTTGGCACAACTGGTCTAAACCTGAGGCAGAGAAAACCACTTTCTATGCAGAATACAATTCTAAAGGTTCAGGAGCTAATGCTGAAAAAAGAGTTTCATGGTCACATCAGCTAACGAAAGAGCAAAGTAAAAAATATACTGCTAAAAATATTCTTTCCGGAAAAGACAATTGGAACTTCAAAAAAGCAGTTCAATAA
- a CDS encoding gluconate 5-dehydrogenase, protein MNLFDLSGKVAVVTGGTHGLGMAMAEGLASAGAELAITSTTPSKLDEALDYYHSKGYSATGYLFDVTDEREAAQKVALMLATHGKIDILVNNAGIIKRVPAIEMEVEDFRKVIDVDLTGPFIMSQLVGKHMIKRQSGKIINICSMMSELGRDNVVAYASAKGGLKMLTKNLATEWAKHNIQVNGIGPGYFATSQTEPIRVDGHPFNDFIISRTPEGRWGNPEDLAGTAIFLASDASKFINGHIIYVDGGILATIGKPANE, encoded by the coding sequence ATGAATTTATTCGATTTATCCGGAAAAGTAGCCGTTGTAACTGGTGGTACTCACGGATTAGGAATGGCAATGGCTGAAGGTCTTGCCTCTGCAGGTGCTGAACTGGCAATCACAAGTACAACTCCCTCAAAATTAGATGAAGCTTTAGACTATTATCACAGCAAAGGATATAGCGCTACAGGTTATCTTTTTGATGTGACGGACGAACGTGAAGCTGCTCAGAAAGTAGCATTAATGCTTGCTACTCATGGGAAAATAGACATCTTAGTCAATAATGCAGGGATCATCAAACGTGTTCCGGCTATTGAGATGGAGGTGGAAGACTTTAGAAAAGTAATCGATGTAGATCTTACCGGTCCTTTCATCATGTCTCAATTGGTTGGGAAACACATGATCAAAAGACAATCCGGTAAAATCATCAATATTTGCTCTATGATGAGTGAGCTAGGCCGTGACAATGTAGTAGCATACGCTTCTGCAAAAGGCGGACTGAAAATGCTGACCAAAAATTTAGCAACAGAATGGGCAAAACACAATATTCAGGTGAACGGTATTGGTCCCGGATATTTTGCGACGAGCCAAACAGAACCAATCAGAGTAGACGGGCATCCGTTTAACGATTTTATCATCAGCAGAACTCCGGAAGGCAGATGGGGGAACCCGGAAGATCTTGCAGGAACGGCTATTTTCTTAGCTTCAGACGCAAGTAAATTTATCAACGGACACATTATTTATGTGGATGGAGGTATTTTGGCGACTATCGGGAAACCTGCTAATGAATAA
- the kduI gene encoding 5-dehydro-4-deoxy-D-glucuronate isomerase: MTKSEFRYAHHPEDVKEYTTEDLRREFLINDLFNEDQINVVYSMYDRMIVGGAMPVKNALKLEPTDDLKAENFLDRRELGIINVGAAGKVTVDGEVFELGNKEALYIGKGAKDVVFENGNEGQTLFYFNSAPAHHTFPTKKITKNEAEIVELGEAKYANRRTINKLIVNSVLETCQLQMGMTELHEGSVWNTMPSHTHTRRMEAYFYFDLEEGQAVSHFLGQPNETRHIFMKNNEAVLSPEWSIHSGVGTSNYTFIWGMAGENMDYGDMDAVKTNELK, translated from the coding sequence ATGACAAAATCAGAATTTCGATACGCCCATCATCCTGAAGATGTAAAAGAATATACAACTGAAGACCTGAGAAGGGAGTTTCTAATCAATGATTTATTTAATGAAGATCAAATCAATGTAGTGTATTCTATGTACGACAGAATGATCGTAGGTGGTGCAATGCCAGTAAAAAATGCGTTGAAACTTGAGCCTACTGATGATCTGAAGGCAGAAAACTTCTTAGACAGAAGAGAATTGGGAATCATCAACGTAGGCGCTGCCGGTAAGGTAACCGTTGACGGAGAGGTTTTCGAGCTTGGAAATAAGGAAGCTTTATACATCGGAAAAGGTGCAAAAGATGTTGTTTTTGAAAACGGAAATGAAGGTCAGACTTTATTCTATTTTAATTCTGCACCTGCGCATCACACTTTTCCTACAAAGAAAATCACTAAAAATGAAGCCGAAATTGTAGAATTAGGTGAAGCAAAATACGCAAATAGACGTACCATCAATAAACTGATCGTCAACAGCGTTTTGGAAACTTGCCAATTACAAATGGGAATGACCGAGTTGCATGAAGGAAGTGTTTGGAACACCATGCCTTCTCACACTCATACCCGCAGAATGGAAGCTTATTTTTATTTTGATCTTGAAGAAGGGCAGGCGGTAAGTCATTTTCTTGGCCAGCCGAACGAGACCCGTCATATCTTTATGAAAAACAATGAAGCAGTCTTGTCTCCGGAATGGTCTATTCACTCAGGAGTTGGTACTTCCAACTACACTTTTATCTGGGGAATGGCAGGAGAGAATATGGATTATGGCGATATGGACGCTGTTAAAACTAACGAACTAAAGTAA
- a CDS encoding RagB/SusD family nutrient uptake outer membrane protein, producing the protein MKKSKSIFILSFLAGALFLNSCSDFLEPENLSSISEAQQFDSTADTFSALVGVYAQLGGDDGYGQRLSLIIPQSGDDFRTSGSYNCNDRRGVATFGACTTNTELNGPFSKLYTGIERANLVIKNIPLSPVMQTGSAEDKKLMDRFLGEALTLRAQYYYELIRNWGDVPFYLVPASDVAEQNQPKTDRDIIYDQMIIDLEKAATLVPWRSEGGTTSNRISKGFVKGLRARIALARAGYSLRRSPQIMAQGSNPQKYYQIALDECKDIMNHTGEHSLNPSYENIFRALHTNAQDATNEVIFAVGAFGGGTRTDSKIGYYNGLKHHDNSVWKGGGGINALPTYFYEFTKYDLRRDMNVGIFTINATNQADLAASNAWTDSKYRKSWTSITGPSQTLAVDWPLLRLSDVMLMFAEADNEIHGAPSQEAKNALLAVRNRAYTGNLGQVGTIPSDKVGFFNAIVKERLLELGSEGIRKYDLIRWNLLASKIIETKQKLTDFINGTGAYANVPLNIYYKSSVYDPTKTAQQNIAAIDVYTTGTDKSQVFYLPNQSATTPSGYKSIAWRSGITATYVNDPSAGYAQYFEANKRELLPIYFEFIQNNYNLTQDYGY; encoded by the coding sequence ATGAAAAAAAGCAAATCAATATTTATTTTATCTTTTCTGGCAGGTGCACTTTTCCTTAATTCGTGCAGCGATTTTCTTGAGCCGGAAAACCTTTCAAGTATTTCTGAAGCACAGCAGTTTGATAGTACTGCAGATACATTTTCAGCCTTAGTTGGAGTGTATGCTCAATTGGGAGGAGATGACGGATATGGACAAAGATTATCTTTGATTATACCACAATCCGGAGACGACTTCAGAACTTCAGGAAGCTACAATTGTAATGACAGAAGAGGGGTAGCAACTTTTGGTGCTTGTACAACCAATACAGAACTTAACGGACCTTTTTCAAAATTATATACAGGAATTGAGCGTGCAAATCTTGTCATTAAAAATATTCCTTTATCTCCTGTAATGCAAACCGGGTCAGCAGAAGATAAAAAACTAATGGATAGATTTTTAGGAGAAGCATTAACGCTAAGAGCTCAATATTACTATGAATTGATCAGAAACTGGGGAGATGTACCTTTTTATTTAGTACCAGCTTCTGATGTGGCAGAGCAAAATCAGCCAAAAACAGACAGAGATATTATCTATGATCAAATGATTATCGATCTTGAGAAAGCTGCAACTTTAGTTCCTTGGAGATCTGAAGGCGGAACTACCAGCAACAGAATTTCTAAAGGTTTCGTGAAAGGTCTTAGAGCAAGAATTGCATTGGCAAGAGCAGGATATTCTTTAAGAAGAAGTCCTCAAATCATGGCTCAGGGATCAAATCCTCAGAAATATTACCAAATAGCTTTAGACGAATGTAAAGATATTATGAATCATACAGGAGAGCACAGTCTGAACCCAAGCTATGAAAATATCTTCAGAGCTTTACATACCAATGCTCAGGATGCAACCAATGAAGTTATTTTCGCAGTAGGAGCTTTTGGTGGTGGTACCAGAACAGACTCTAAAATAGGATATTACAACGGTCTGAAGCACCATGACAACTCTGTATGGAAAGGTGGTGGAGGTATCAATGCGTTACCAACCTACTTTTATGAGTTTACAAAATATGATTTGAGAAGAGATATGAATGTAGGAATTTTCACCATTAATGCAACGAATCAGGCTGATTTAGCTGCTTCAAACGCATGGACAGATTCTAAATACAGAAAATCTTGGACAAGTATCACAGGACCATCTCAAACACTTGCGGTTGACTGGCCTCTACTTCGTCTTTCAGATGTAATGTTGATGTTTGCAGAAGCGGATAATGAAATTCACGGAGCACCATCACAAGAAGCAAAAAATGCTTTATTAGCGGTAAGAAACAGAGCCTATACAGGAAATCTTGGACAAGTAGGAACGATTCCTTCTGATAAAGTTGGTTTCTTCAATGCAATTGTAAAAGAAAGATTGTTGGAATTAGGTTCTGAAGGAATTAGAAAATATGATTTGATTCGTTGGAATTTATTAGCTTCAAAAATTATTGAAACTAAACAAAAACTGACAGATTTTATCAACGGAACAGGAGCTTATGCCAATGTCCCTTTAAATATCTACTATAAATCTTCTGTTTACGATCCAACTAAAACAGCTCAACAAAACATTGCTGCAATCGACGTTTACACTACAGGAACAGACAAAAGCCAGGTATTTTATCTTCCTAATCAGTCTGCAACGACTCCTTCAGGTTACAAATCAATTGCCTGGAGATCAGGAATAACGGCAACTTATGTAAACGATCCTTCTGCAGGATACGCACAGTATTTTGAAGCCAATAAGAGAGAATTATTACCTATTTATTTCGAATTTATTCAAAATAACTACAATCTTACACAGGATTACGGTTATTAG